From a single uncultured Fretibacterium sp. genomic region:
- a CDS encoding ankyrin repeat domain-containing protein, which translates to MNRKLYARSLFFALSFSLWFGMTMPALGAMGTDDFFVLVESGDIRDIEAAIQKGQNIEQENSYGETPLFVAIRRGYSEIVRLLLGASANPRHRADKNMTVLHYALFASAKGRPLGKMLEIVNLLLLNDMSLVNVQDQRGNTPLHYFALFYSDREIRRQIQGDLKDIPRLFGALLHAGADLSI; encoded by the coding sequence TTGAACCGGAAACTTTATGCGAGGAGCCTGTTTTTTGCGCTGTCTTTTTCCCTGTGGTTTGGTATGACGATGCCGGCCCTTGGCGCTATGGGTACGGATGACTTTTTTGTGTTGGTGGAGAGCGGCGACATTAGGGATATAGAGGCTGCGATTCAAAAGGGGCAGAATATCGAGCAGGAGAATTCTTACGGGGAGACGCCGCTTTTTGTAGCCATCAGGAGAGGATATTCCGAGATCGTTCGACTGCTGCTTGGTGCCTCGGCTAATCCCAGGCACAGGGCTGATAAGAATATGACGGTCCTGCATTATGCCTTGTTCGCCTCGGCGAAGGGTCGTCCTCTGGGGAAGATGCTGGAGATCGTCAATCTTCTTCTGTTGAACGATATGAGCTTGGTCAATGTCCAGGACCAGAGAGGAAACACGCCGCTGCATTATTTTGCGTTGTTTTACAGCGACAGGGAAATCCGCAGGCAAATCCAGGGAGACTTGAAGGATATCCCGCGTCTGTTCGGGGCTTTGCTCCATGCGGGGGCGGATTTGAGCATCTGA